A genome region from Paralichthys olivaceus isolate ysfri-2021 chromosome 6, ASM2471397v2, whole genome shotgun sequence includes the following:
- the hsd17b10 gene encoding 3-hydroxyacyl-CoA dehydrogenase type-2: MANIRCVKGMVGLVTGGASGLGRATVERLVQSGASAVVLDLPSSDGHALASSLGDRCVFAPADVTSEADVQAAVSLAREKFGKLDLAVNCAGIAVAVKTYNFKKQCPHSLEDFQRVINVNIAGTFNVIRLAVGEMGKNEPDADGHRGCIINTASVAAFDGQVGQAAYSASKGGIVGMTLPIARDLAPMGIRVITIAPGLFSTPLLAGLPEKVRSFLARQVPFPSRLGDPAEFAHLVTSLAENPMINGEVIRLDGAIRMQP; the protein is encoded by the exons ATGGCGAACATCCGGTGTGTGAAG GGGATGGTCGGCCTGGTGACGGGCGGTGCGTCTGGTCTGGGTCGAGCCACCGTGGAGCGTCTGGTGCAGAGCGGAGCGTCCGCTGTGGTCCTGGACCTGCCGTCCTCTGATGGACATGCTCTGGCCTCCAGTCTGGGAGATCGATGTGTCTTCGCTCCTGCAGAC GTGACGTCGGAGGCGGACGTGCAGGCGGCCGTGTCTCTGGCCAGAGAGAAGTTTGGGAAACTGGATTTGGCCGTTAACTGCGCCGGCATCGCTGTGGCTGTGAAGACGTACAACTTTAAAAAGCAGTGTCCTCACAGCCTGGAAGATTTCCAGCGCGTCATCAAC GTTAATATCGCAGGAACCTTTAATGTGATCCGTTTGGCCGTCGGTGAGATGGGAAAGAACGAGCCGGACGCTGACGGACACCGAGGCTGCATCATCAACACGGCCAGCGTGGCAGCGTTTGATGGACAG GTCGGACAAGCTGCGTATTCAGCGTCTAAAGGAGGAATCGTCGGGATGACGCTGCCGATCGCACGAGACCTGGCACCGATGGGCATCAGAGTCATAACCATCGCACCTG GTCTGTTTTCGACGCCCCTCCTCGCCGGTCTTCCAGAGAAGGTGCGCTCGTTTCTCGCCCGTCAGGTGCCCTTCCCCTCGCGCCTGGGAGACCCCGCTGAGTTTGCCCACCTGGTGACATCACTGGCTGAGAACCCGATGATTAACGGCGAGGTCATCAGACTGGACGGAGCCATTCGCATGCAGCCttga